The following proteins come from a genomic window of Flavobacterium crocinum:
- a CDS encoding peroxiredoxin family protein, with product MKKFIISVIMCSAAIAVSAQDFTIKGKIKGQGNEQIIVPGPEGDIKVQAKNDVFELSGKAADEPIVTQLRTSYDRNIYLGGGKTGMYMPAPGLEIVLSKGANITVNGNVEELHLAEVTGDIHNDGFTKLRKLQAKNIKEMMALQQQFTEIRMMGIKEETEKHIKKMMANRKAIEDGKNAFIKENPDLLASIYYLNQTSKSYSENELEQAFNALSPTYKNTRYGQGIKSKIEANKIISDGGAMPDFTKPDVNGKLVKLSDFKGKYVLLDFWGSWCGPCRAANPHLKELYAKYKSLGFEILGVASEKVQSQTIAEKNWKGAIEKDGLTWTNVINNEINLKQDVVEMYSIEAYPTQILLDKEGRLVKRWKGAGHEELDQTLKEIFKQ from the coding sequence ATGAAAAAGTTTATAATTTCAGTGATAATGTGTTCTGCTGCAATTGCAGTTAGTGCACAAGATTTTACCATTAAAGGAAAAATTAAAGGACAAGGCAACGAGCAAATAATTGTTCCCGGGCCTGAAGGAGATATTAAAGTACAAGCAAAAAATGATGTATTTGAATTGAGCGGTAAAGCAGCAGATGAGCCTATCGTTACTCAATTAAGAACAAGTTACGATCGCAACATCTATTTAGGTGGAGGTAAAACAGGGATGTATATGCCAGCTCCAGGTTTAGAAATTGTCCTTAGTAAAGGAGCAAATATTACTGTCAATGGTAATGTAGAGGAACTGCATCTGGCGGAAGTAACAGGCGATATCCATAATGACGGTTTTACAAAACTAAGAAAATTACAAGCCAAAAACATAAAAGAAATGATGGCGCTTCAACAGCAATTCACAGAAATACGTATGATGGGTATTAAAGAAGAAACCGAGAAACATATAAAAAAGATGATGGCCAACCGAAAGGCTATTGAAGATGGTAAAAATGCTTTTATTAAAGAAAATCCCGATTTACTTGCCAGTATTTATTACTTAAATCAAACATCCAAAAGTTATTCTGAAAACGAGTTGGAACAGGCATTCAATGCCTTGTCTCCAACATACAAAAATACCAGATATGGTCAGGGTATAAAATCTAAGATCGAGGCCAATAAAATAATAAGTGATGGTGGTGCGATGCCTGATTTTACTAAACCTGATGTAAATGGAAAGCTGGTTAAACTTTCAGATTTTAAAGGAAAATATGTACTGTTAGATTTTTGGGGTAGCTGGTGTGGCCCGTGTCGTGCCGCTAATCCTCATTTAAAAGAATTATATGCTAAATACAAATCGTTAGGTTTTGAAATTTTAGGTGTTGCAAGTGAAAAGGTTCAAAGTCAGACTATAGCTGAAAAAAATTGGAAAGGAGCTATTGAAAAAGATGGCTTAACCTGGACAAATGTTATTAACAACGAAATTAATCTAAAACAGGATGTTGTTGAAATGTATAGTATAGAGGCATATCCTACACAAATTTTATTAGATAAAGAAGGACGATTAGTTAAACGTTGGAAAGGCGCCGGGCACGAAGAACTAGATCAAACATTAAAAGAAATATTTAAACAATAA
- a CDS encoding TlpA family protein disulfide reductase encodes MIPLKKIYSFYLSLILFFFASAVLQAQSEKSIAVYGHVQNLNPEIFKKYNKIWLYEGIGNQRKLIDSAVVNEQGDFKLKTNKKQTLYSLDILKWQTASFWADADVKVLARGYDTSKFKMKNSGFVELQSGSKATRIINAADYNQYLASEEMKILNDEWLVANRTAQQDSTWRKYIKSDGFIKKSGEFNRLRLEKFIEVNSDSPAIAYLLSLYPTDADSAFFESNIQQALKKYPQSENLKYLDKEYQTKKNIRNSLKNKSQIPAFAYPSPNGDVINIESFKGKYVLIDFWASWCGPCRKAIPAVKELYAKYKDKGFDVLSVSVDSNEEAWRKAMAQENMPWPQVLSPDKEKTLKEFMIVGIPTLFLIDREGKIIQKFTGFSESLKDQLAKAIESEK; translated from the coding sequence ATGATACCATTAAAAAAAATATATTCCTTTTATCTAAGTCTTATTCTTTTCTTTTTCGCATCAGCTGTCTTACAGGCACAATCGGAGAAATCAATTGCTGTTTACGGACATGTTCAGAATCTAAACCCGGAGATTTTTAAAAAATACAATAAAATCTGGTTGTATGAAGGAATTGGGAATCAAAGAAAACTTATCGATTCAGCAGTAGTAAATGAGCAGGGAGATTTCAAACTAAAAACGAATAAAAAACAAACGTTATATTCCTTAGATATTTTAAAATGGCAGACCGCATCTTTTTGGGCCGATGCAGATGTAAAAGTTTTGGCTCGTGGTTATGATACGTCTAAATTTAAAATGAAAAATTCTGGTTTTGTTGAGCTGCAAAGTGGTTCTAAAGCAACTCGAATTATTAATGCGGCGGATTACAATCAATATCTTGCTTCCGAAGAAATGAAAATATTGAATGATGAATGGCTTGTGGCAAATCGTACGGCACAGCAAGATTCAACCTGGAGAAAATACATAAAGAGTGACGGGTTTATCAAAAAATCAGGAGAATTTAACAGACTTCGTTTGGAAAAATTTATTGAAGTTAACTCCGATAGCCCGGCCATCGCTTATTTACTGAGTTTGTACCCTACTGATGCCGATAGTGCGTTTTTTGAATCAAACATACAGCAGGCACTTAAAAAATATCCGCAATCCGAAAATCTGAAATATCTGGATAAGGAGTACCAAACCAAAAAAAATATTAGAAATTCATTAAAAAATAAAAGTCAAATACCTGCATTTGCCTATCCTTCTCCTAATGGAGATGTAATTAACATAGAGTCTTTTAAAGGTAAATATGTTCTGATTGACTTTTGGGCAAGCTGGTGCGGTCCCTGCAGAAAAGCTATTCCTGCAGTAAAAGAGCTTTACGCTAAATATAAAGACAAAGGATTCGACGTGCTGAGTGTTTCCGTAGATTCTAATGAAGAGGCATGGCGCAAAGCTATGGCACAAGAAAATATGCCTTGGCCACAAGTGTTAAGTCCTGATAAAGAAAAGACACTAAAAGAATTTATGATTGTGGGTATACCAACCTTATTTTTAATTGACAGAGAAGGTAAAATAATTCAGAAATTTACTGGTTTCAGCGAATCCTTAAAAGACCAGTTAGCTAAAGCAATTGAAAGTGAAAAGTAA
- a CDS encoding S1C family serine protease, which translates to MKSKKIAFFLLKKIFVLLLLIHSVLTAQNTENQNKIVKKVLEQSYPAAVKLWGIDSLNLKQNSPQFSGVVVTKEGIILTAAHAIHPGNFYRVHFPDGKTVKAKAMGRMGIKSMQGRPDIGMLKIIDPGAYPFAEMGWSDSMSTNNLCVSIAYPTTLNQDIPTIRVGKIATVLDPWGFMVSTCKMEPGDSGGPLFDNLGRVIAIHSRIAVDEDINYESPVNLFREYWEYLLQPVNYAELPSDKLQFAPDTLNNKLIDNDNLIVIPHNLAVKGIAEIVSKADKTKVIAFGTLIKPENKTGKFTWIVTKNSLLTSAVLVKIDGKFHDTKIFATSISNDLALLKINKTNKEEISKTKVVDSFENPGTTLVSFLSDNKNELSSLGSRVFEFKTKPAKGYFGAGANFIKGNITITSLGPDSPAAKAGLKVQDQVKFINGIAVIKPEDYGRELMQYVVGDTISIKGLRNGEEFDYTVVLGEFPLSDHPSNKFQGGRSERFDNFESVFAHDAKLQPYQCGGPVFKIDGTFMGINIARFSRTCSLAIPAEVIFNFVESSLNTEI; encoded by the coding sequence GTGAAAAGTAAAAAAATAGCATTTTTTCTACTGAAAAAAATATTTGTATTGCTGCTGTTAATCCACAGCGTTTTAACAGCACAGAATACAGAAAATCAGAACAAAATCGTCAAAAAAGTTTTAGAACAGTCATATCCTGCAGCTGTAAAACTGTGGGGTATTGATAGTTTAAACTTAAAACAAAACAGCCCGCAGTTTTCGGGTGTCGTGGTGACAAAGGAAGGAATTATTTTAACTGCAGCTCATGCAATTCATCCGGGTAATTTTTACAGGGTACATTTTCCTGATGGAAAAACGGTGAAAGCTAAAGCTATGGGAAGAATGGGAATTAAATCGATGCAGGGGAGACCGGATATAGGAATGCTTAAAATAATTGATCCGGGAGCTTATCCTTTTGCAGAAATGGGCTGGTCTGACAGCATGAGTACTAATAATTTGTGTGTCAGTATAGCTTATCCAACAACACTCAATCAAGATATTCCAACAATACGTGTAGGCAAAATAGCAACAGTACTGGATCCATGGGGATTCATGGTTTCAACCTGCAAAATGGAACCTGGAGATTCTGGAGGTCCGCTTTTTGATAACTTGGGAAGAGTAATTGCAATTCACAGTCGTATAGCTGTAGATGAAGATATTAATTACGAATCGCCTGTCAACCTTTTTAGAGAATATTGGGAATATCTACTACAGCCGGTCAATTATGCGGAACTGCCTTCAGATAAACTGCAGTTTGCACCTGATACTTTAAATAATAAACTTATAGATAATGATAATCTAATTGTTATTCCTCATAACTTAGCTGTAAAAGGGATAGCTGAAATAGTAAGTAAGGCCGATAAGACCAAAGTAATAGCTTTTGGCACTCTCATTAAACCCGAGAATAAAACAGGAAAATTTACATGGATTGTTACCAAAAACAGTCTGCTCACAAGCGCTGTTTTAGTTAAAATTGACGGTAAATTTCACGATACAAAAATTTTTGCCACCAGTATTTCGAATGATTTAGCGTTGCTAAAAATTAATAAAACAAATAAAGAAGAAATTTCCAAAACTAAGGTTGTTGACTCATTTGAAAATCCTGGAACAACCCTTGTCAGTTTTTTAAGTGATAATAAAAATGAATTAAGTTCATTAGGATCTAGAGTCTTTGAATTTAAGACCAAACCTGCTAAAGGTTACTTTGGTGCAGGTGCCAATTTTATTAAAGGAAATATAACTATTACGAGTTTAGGCCCAGATAGTCCAGCAGCAAAAGCAGGTCTCAAGGTACAGGATCAGGTTAAATTTATTAACGGAATTGCTGTTATTAAACCTGAAGATTATGGTAGGGAATTAATGCAGTATGTGGTTGGAGATACTATTTCGATAAAGGGATTAAGAAACGGAGAAGAGTTTGATTATACTGTAGTATTAGGAGAATTTCCTTTAAGTGATCATCCTTCTAATAAATTTCAGGGTGGTAGAAGTGAACGATTTGATAATTTTGAATCTGTTTTTGCCCATGATGCAAAGTTGCAACCTTATCAATGTGGAGGACCTGTTTTTAAAATTGACGGAACTTTTATGGGAATTAATATAGCCCGGTTCAGTCGCACTTGTTCTCTGGCAATACCCGCTGAGGTGATTTTTAATTTTGTGGAATCCTCTTTAAATACTGAAATTTAA
- a CDS encoding IS3 family transposase, protein MAYYNYERTKHNLKRMSSIQYRAHHCQI, encoded by the coding sequence ATTGCTTATTACAATTATGAAAGAACAAAACATAACCTAAAAAGGATGAGCTCAATACAATATCGAGCTCATCATTGCCAAATTTAA
- a CDS encoding SDR family NAD(P)-dependent oxidoreductase: MSEKTKPYALITGASKGIGKSIAYELAEQGYSLLLVARSEEELKALSDELEVKYGIKAFIFSIDLSTSGASQKVTDWIKISNYPVGVLINNAGYGVWGDFSESSLSDQLGMMQLNMNVVVELSHLLVPILSQEKQAYILNIASTAAYQAVPTLAIYSATKAFVLSFTRALRFELAKTSISVTCFSPGPVDTGFAARAGLSALNKMAEKFNMQPDEVAKIAVKAMFNKKSEVIPGFTNIISVYANRVLPKAFIEKTAAGIYKI, translated from the coding sequence ATGAGCGAAAAAACTAAACCGTATGCCTTAATAACAGGCGCAAGTAAAGGCATTGGAAAATCTATTGCTTATGAATTGGCTGAACAGGGTTATTCACTATTACTTGTTGCAAGAAGTGAAGAGGAATTAAAAGCGCTATCCGATGAACTTGAAGTTAAATACGGCATCAAAGCTTTTATTTTTTCAATTGATCTGTCTACAAGTGGCGCATCACAAAAAGTAACCGATTGGATAAAAATCAGTAATTATCCAGTTGGAGTTCTGATTAATAATGCAGGTTATGGTGTGTGGGGAGATTTTAGCGAGTCTTCTCTAAGTGATCAGCTTGGCATGATGCAGCTTAATATGAATGTAGTTGTAGAACTTTCGCATTTATTAGTACCTATACTTTCACAAGAAAAACAAGCTTACATTTTAAATATTGCGAGTACTGCCGCATACCAGGCTGTACCTACGCTGGCTATTTACTCCGCTACAAAGGCTTTTGTTTTATCGTTTACGCGTGCTTTGCGTTTCGAACTTGCAAAAACTTCAATTTCAGTAACCTGTTTTAGTCCGGGGCCAGTTGATACGGGTTTTGCTGCAAGAGCAGGTTTAAGCGCTTTAAATAAAATGGCTGAAAAGTTTAATATGCAGCCTGATGAAGTTGCAAAGATTGCAGTAAAAGCTATGTTCAACAAAAAATCAGAAGTTATTCCGGGTTTTACCAATATCATTTCGGTGTACGCCAATCGTGTACTGCCAAAGGCATTTATCGAAAAAACTGCAGCTGGGATTTATAAAATTTAA
- a CDS encoding phytanoyl-CoA dioxygenase family protein, with protein MVSSYKTFTLTEQLTNEQIAFFNEYGFIHFKKFINPETVSSIIDASKEVEQHWIENDLQKINGVPIKYGKDLDGSAIVQRFAFINQHHQTLSGLLLDPRFNGLLPLAGDGARLGTEEKDGMVFNHYINGPESKFTKMGWHTDGLRDIFYGAKLNPMLNVGIHLSTLKPENGGLKIIPGTHKQSIYQMLFRKKYFLDNKPDSEEISINPEAGDLTIHDGRLWHRVAESSIRGEESRRRVIYIPIIAGKYAPKNENSPTVFYQRFAGIVK; from the coding sequence ATGGTATCTTCTTATAAAACCTTTACCCTTACTGAGCAATTAACTAATGAGCAAATTGCCTTTTTTAACGAATATGGCTTTATCCATTTCAAAAAATTTATAAATCCGGAAACTGTTTCATCCATCATTGATGCCTCGAAAGAAGTGGAGCAACATTGGATTGAAAACGATCTTCAAAAAATAAACGGTGTTCCAATTAAATACGGAAAAGATTTAGATGGCTCTGCTATTGTACAGCGTTTTGCTTTTATCAATCAACATCATCAAACCTTAAGCGGTCTTTTACTTGATCCAAGATTTAATGGTTTATTACCATTGGCAGGTGATGGCGCAAGATTAGGAACGGAAGAAAAAGACGGAATGGTTTTTAATCATTACATCAATGGACCGGAAAGCAAGTTTACTAAAATGGGCTGGCATACAGATGGTTTGAGAGATATTTTTTATGGTGCAAAATTGAATCCGATGCTAAATGTGGGTATTCACTTAAGCACTTTAAAACCTGAAAACGGCGGGCTTAAAATTATTCCGGGTACTCACAAGCAAAGTATTTATCAAATGCTTTTCCGTAAAAAATACTTTTTGGATAATAAGCCCGATTCAGAGGAAATTTCCATCAATCCGGAAGCTGGGGATTTAACTATTCACGATGGACGTTTGTGGCACAGAGTTGCAGAATCATCTATTCGTGGTGAAGAAAGTAGAAGAAGAGTTATATATATCCCAATTATAGCAGGAAAGTATGCCCCTAAAAATGAAAACAGTCCAACGGTTTTCTATCAACGTTTTGCAGGTATTGTTAAATAA
- a CDS encoding CDP-alcohol phosphatidyltransferase family protein yields MGKKTKAEDYNIIAQRTFSDRKRTNILKKSEQSAIVFLLPKVPKFISPNLLTLIGTLGSGFVFLAFVLGTYVANWYLLFGIIGLAINWLGDSLDGRLAYYRNIPRRWYGFALDIIADWIGIVLIGFGYYIYAENDTQLVAFAFVSFYGWSIIISQLRYKITNQYSIDSGFVGPTELRFIIALILIIEVLLHGSIAYLAGLITVLLFVINIIDSIKLLQLGDLKDKDQD; encoded by the coding sequence ATGGGAAAAAAAACAAAGGCTGAAGATTATAATATAATCGCACAAAGAACATTTTCAGACCGTAAGCGAACTAATATTTTAAAAAAATCGGAACAGTCAGCAATTGTATTTTTGCTTCCAAAGGTGCCTAAATTCATTTCGCCAAACTTACTCACTTTAATTGGTACACTTGGTTCGGGGTTCGTTTTTTTAGCTTTTGTTTTAGGAACTTATGTAGCAAATTGGTATTTACTTTTTGGTATTATCGGGTTGGCTATAAATTGGCTGGGCGATTCTTTAGACGGAAGATTGGCTTATTATAGAAATATTCCGCGTCGCTGGTATGGTTTTGCGCTCGATATTATTGCTGATTGGATTGGTATTGTACTTATTGGCTTTGGTTACTACATATATGCTGAAAATGACACACAATTAGTAGCCTTTGCTTTTGTTTCATTCTATGGCTGGTCTATAATCATTAGTCAGTTACGTTATAAAATTACAAACCAATACAGTATAGATTCTGGTTTTGTAGGCCCAACTGAACTTAGATTTATTATTGCTTTAATTTTAATCATAGAAGTTTTATTGCACGGATCCATTGCTTATTTGGCTGGCTTAATCACTGTTCTGTTATTTGTGATTAATATTATAGACAGCATAAAACTTTTACAATTGGGTGATTTAAAAGATAAAGACCAAGACTGA
- a CDS encoding GtrA family protein, with protein MFRKEAVFTFLRAQVSAFLGGLTDYVLMVLLTEVFKLHFSFSILISGIVGAIINFSINRFWVFKNQCSYNSRVNSQLFKFALVVLGSISLKSFGTLVLQKVFQIDYRIGRLITDSFVSYGFNYPLIKYWVFRTNKKQDPVD; from the coding sequence ATGTTCAGGAAAGAAGCTGTTTTCACTTTCCTGCGGGCACAAGTTTCTGCATTTTTAGGCGGCCTAACCGATTATGTCCTAATGGTTCTATTAACAGAAGTATTTAAACTGCATTTCAGCTTTTCTATCCTAATCTCTGGAATCGTTGGAGCAATTATCAATTTCAGCATCAATAGATTTTGGGTGTTTAAAAATCAATGTAGTTATAATAGCCGCGTCAATAGTCAGCTTTTTAAATTTGCATTGGTTGTATTGGGAAGCATTTCCTTAAAATCATTCGGCACCCTTGTTTTACAAAAAGTATTTCAAATCGATTACAGAATCGGCAGATTAATCACCGATAGTTTTGTTTCTTATGGATTTAATTACCCGCTGATTAAATATTGGGTTTTTAGAACAAACAAGAAGCAGGATCCAGTCGATTAA
- a CDS encoding DUF4833 domain-containing protein, which produces MNKRSFKYFTKSLIVITILLNIISGNLLAQSKNPSPLNFPTPKNIDHMLFYIQRDPNINTAIYAVNYQENGKINQSNPIKAYWIRYAEKGEKKEFNYMQRKFAYGIESKTLNNEEFELLFVSYKKLPLILKKLDSDQKYHVFANVNQKKIQVEKIFVRIEGGSFWLPNVKYAEVTGIDTASNKTITERMLL; this is translated from the coding sequence ATGAATAAAAGATCATTTAAATATTTTACAAAATCACTTATCGTTATAACGATTCTACTGAATATAATTTCTGGAAATCTGCTGGCACAATCCAAAAATCCTTCACCATTAAATTTTCCAACACCCAAAAACATAGATCATATGCTGTTTTACATTCAGCGGGATCCAAATATAAATACCGCCATTTATGCAGTAAACTATCAGGAAAATGGAAAAATAAATCAGAGCAATCCCATAAAAGCGTACTGGATTCGATATGCTGAGAAAGGAGAGAAAAAAGAGTTTAATTATATGCAACGTAAATTTGCCTACGGAATAGAAAGTAAAACCCTAAATAATGAGGAGTTTGAGCTCTTGTTTGTTTCGTATAAAAAGTTACCCTTAATCTTGAAAAAACTAGATTCAGATCAAAAGTATCATGTTTTTGCAAATGTAAATCAGAAAAAAATACAGGTAGAAAAAATATTTGTACGTATTGAGGGCGGTTCTTTTTGGTTGCCAAATGTAAAATATGCCGAGGTTACTGGAATTGATACTGCCTCAAATAAAACAATTACTGAAAGAATGTTGTTGTAA
- a CDS encoding carbonic anhydrase family protein, with protein MNLQNQSQMKTLTKEMQAAITPSKALELLKEGNQRFVSNLKINRNLLQQANETSDGQHPFAVILSCIDSRTSAELIFDQGLGDIFSVRIAGNIINEDILGSMEFGCKVAGSKIIVVLGHTKCGAVKGACDHVEMGNLTALLTKIRLAVDDETQTKENRNSGNAAFVENVSVINVKRTVSSIMQRSPILKEMIENGEIGIVGGSHDITTGEVTFFPETIKFGS; from the coding sequence ATAAACCTTCAAAACCAATCACAAATGAAAACATTAACCAAAGAAATGCAGGCCGCAATAACTCCTTCCAAGGCTTTAGAGCTTTTAAAAGAAGGAAACCAGAGATTTGTAAGCAACCTGAAAATAAACCGTAATCTTCTGCAGCAGGCCAATGAAACTTCAGACGGACAGCATCCTTTCGCTGTAATTCTGAGCTGTATAGACAGCCGAACTTCTGCCGAATTAATTTTCGACCAGGGACTTGGCGATATTTTCAGTGTGCGTATTGCCGGAAACATTATCAATGAGGACATTTTAGGCAGCATGGAGTTTGGCTGTAAAGTGGCAGGTTCAAAAATAATTGTAGTATTAGGCCATACAAAATGCGGAGCTGTAAAAGGTGCCTGTGACCATGTTGAAATGGGTAACCTCACAGCGCTGCTGACCAAAATAAGACTGGCAGTTGATGATGAAACCCAGACCAAAGAAAACCGCAATTCAGGCAATGCTGCTTTTGTAGAGAATGTGTCTGTCATTAATGTTAAACGTACCGTTTCATCGATAATGCAGCGCAGTCCGATATTGAAAGAAATGATTGAAAACGGAGAAATTGGAATTGTTGGAGGATCACACGACATTACTACAGGTGAAGTGACATTTTTTCCTGAAACTATTAAATTCGGATCGTAA
- a CDS encoding Hsp20/alpha crystallin family protein: MNLIKRNGGHMPAFQRLFFDDVFGRDLFNWENNNFSTTSTTLPSVNIKETDENYEVEVAAPGMSKDDFKVTLDNGQLLISSSKQEHVNQEEENYTRREFSYQSFQRSFILPKNVVDEDRIRARYENGILLLSIPKLEQARQKSPRMIEIS; this comes from the coding sequence ATGAATCTTATTAAAAGAAATGGAGGCCATATGCCGGCTTTCCAACGTTTGTTTTTTGATGATGTTTTTGGCCGCGATCTTTTCAATTGGGAAAACAACAATTTTTCAACCACAAGCACCACACTGCCTTCAGTGAATATTAAGGAAACTGACGAAAATTATGAAGTGGAGGTTGCCGCTCCCGGTATGAGCAAGGATGACTTCAAGGTTACCCTTGATAATGGACAGCTGCTTATTTCTTCGTCTAAACAGGAACATGTAAATCAAGAGGAAGAAAATTACACCCGCAGAGAGTTCAGTTATCAATCTTTCCAGAGAAGTTTTATACTGCCTAAAAATGTAGTGGACGAAGATAGAATTCGTGCCCGTTACGAAAATGGAATTTTACTGCTGTCGATTCCAAAACTGGAACAGGCCAGACAAAAGTCACCAAGGATGATAGAGATTTCTTAA
- a CDS encoding cation:proton antiporter, whose protein sequence is MLSQLFSGIAVLSLIVLLLILLLRRLKQPYFIAYIAAGVLLGPQVFNIIHKPDVISELGEIGIIIMMFSIGSEIDLQYLTRNFYKPLMISVVQILLSFICMYFVGSYAGWEITTIVLTAFTISISSSAIVFQYLTRTGEIKSQLGMITCGVLLIQDILVIPMILVLNFMSGAAVSLVQLIKVCAGGVLMILFLKGALTKKLFKIPMQKEITADHELQVFIGFSICFTMAWISGWFGLSTAFGAFASGILIGHDKATHWLGSSLIPFRVFFMAFFFLAVGLQLDINFFIQNAGTIILISFSVLFISSLINTILFKLTKNSWRDSLYAGALLSQIGEFSFILMTMAASLKLVENYTYQITLAVITSTMMLTTIWLMIIQQLIYRLK, encoded by the coding sequence ATGCTGTCACAATTATTCTCGGGGATAGCTGTGCTTTCCCTTATTGTCTTATTGTTGATTTTATTGCTTCGACGTTTAAAGCAGCCTTACTTTATCGCTTACATAGCGGCCGGTGTACTTTTAGGTCCTCAGGTATTTAATATTATTCACAAACCTGATGTGATATCAGAACTTGGTGAGATAGGTATCATTATTATGATGTTTTCTATAGGAAGCGAGATTGACCTTCAATACCTCACGCGTAATTTTTACAAGCCGCTGATGATTTCAGTTGTTCAGATTTTGCTTAGTTTTATCTGCATGTATTTTGTAGGATCATATGCAGGATGGGAAATTACAACAATTGTACTGACTGCTTTTACAATCAGCATCAGTAGTTCGGCAATTGTATTTCAGTATCTGACCAGAACAGGCGAAATTAAAAGTCAGCTCGGCATGATTACCTGCGGTGTATTATTAATACAGGATATATTGGTTATACCTATGATACTGGTATTGAATTTTATGTCAGGTGCCGCTGTATCATTAGTCCAATTGATAAAAGTATGCGCAGGAGGTGTATTAATGATTCTTTTTTTGAAAGGGGCTCTGACTAAAAAACTTTTTAAAATTCCGATGCAGAAAGAGATTACTGCTGACCATGAACTGCAGGTTTTTATCGGCTTTAGTATTTGTTTCACAATGGCCTGGATCAGCGGATGGTTTGGCTTGTCTACTGCTTTTGGTGCTTTTGCTTCAGGAATATTGATCGGGCATGATAAGGCAACGCACTGGCTGGGCAGTTCCCTTATTCCTTTTAGGGTATTTTTTATGGCTTTCTTTTTCTTAGCTGTAGGACTACAGTTAGATATTAATTTTTTTATTCAAAATGCAGGTACAATTATATTGATTTCATTTTCAGTACTCTTTATAAGCAGCCTGATCAATACCATTCTTTTTAAACTGACTAAGAACTCCTGGCGAGACAGTTTATATGCAGGGGCACTCTTATCGCAGATAGGGGAATTCAGTTTTATTTTAATGACCATGGCAGCTTCTTTAAAATTAGTAGAAAATTATACGTATCAAATAACATTGGCTGTAATTACTTCAACTATGATGCTGACTACAATCTGGCTTATGATTATTCAGCAGCTAATTTACAGGCTAAAATAG